The following coding sequences are from one Veillonella rodentium window:
- a CDS encoding tryptophan transporter, with the protein MERIQDLVYTHVQGGQFRWVTVSTLMLALGAILHLVSPSVLGVTPNWMIATYCVAILLTRPSLRQTLGVGLVAALINVLTSKSAFPYGNLLSEPGGALTAALVARAMMSVKFRKIGGFDITPVITGFLATVVSGGIFVTILWQILGLPNNVYMYGMWPMVLIVGALNGAITPILYIPAQRLFSKRGMLPDADQLTSDHSGLTILPERQAKISIEHMNYYHPKSTAPTLENINLDVHDGDFLVVTGPAGCGKSTLCMAMVGAVPKFYGGRLEGMVFVEGKATTQLEIPELANHIGVVLADYDTQLVTMTVREEVAFAMENRGYHRDVIEARSQEVFEQVGLVGLEDRKITSLSGGQRQRLAIASVLATNPSILVLDEPTSSLDPDGTAELYRIVGGLNRNHNITVVVIDHDLHAVLPYANRMALMVDGSIACDDDVPTTLRYMYEHNIHVDALPSVFTTYMELEQAGFHSDEPWLSIESAIKGLHQLEMAHAIQVEVHGESAVDEIVNGKDGGTHA; encoded by the coding sequence ATGGAACGGATTCAGGATCTTGTGTATACTCATGTGCAGGGTGGTCAGTTCAGGTGGGTCACGGTCAGCACGTTGATGCTGGCGTTGGGGGCTATTTTACATTTGGTGAGTCCCAGTGTATTGGGGGTAACGCCGAACTGGATGATTGCTACGTACTGCGTGGCTATTTTATTGACACGGCCCAGCTTGCGTCAAACTTTAGGGGTTGGTCTTGTGGCGGCGCTGATCAATGTGTTGACGTCTAAATCGGCATTCCCGTACGGTAACTTATTGTCCGAACCGGGTGGCGCGTTGACGGCGGCCCTCGTAGCGCGTGCTATGATGTCCGTCAAGTTCCGTAAAATAGGCGGCTTTGATATTACGCCGGTTATTACGGGCTTTCTGGCGACCGTTGTGTCCGGCGGTATCTTCGTAACGATTTTGTGGCAGATCCTAGGATTGCCGAATAATGTATATATGTACGGTATGTGGCCTATGGTACTCATCGTCGGTGCGTTGAACGGTGCCATTACGCCGATTCTATATATTCCCGCTCAGCGATTGTTCTCAAAGCGCGGCATGTTGCCGGATGCGGATCAGTTAACATCGGATCATAGCGGACTCACCATTTTGCCGGAACGGCAGGCGAAAATTTCCATCGAGCATATGAATTATTATCATCCGAAGTCGACCGCTCCGACATTGGAGAACATCAATCTCGATGTGCATGACGGTGATTTTCTCGTCGTGACGGGTCCTGCCGGTTGTGGTAAAAGTACCCTTTGTATGGCGATGGTAGGGGCGGTGCCTAAATTTTACGGCGGTCGTCTCGAAGGCATGGTCTTTGTAGAAGGGAAAGCGACGACACAGCTTGAAATTCCTGAATTGGCGAATCATATCGGGGTTGTTCTCGCCGATTATGATACGCAGCTCGTAACGATGACCGTTCGCGAAGAGGTGGCATTCGCCATGGAAAATCGCGGATATCATCGAGATGTGATTGAAGCGCGTTCCCAAGAGGTGTTTGAACAGGTCGGTCTTGTAGGTTTAGAGGATCGCAAGATTACGAGCCTTTCCGGAGGACAGCGTCAACGGCTGGCCATTGCCTCCGTATTGGCTACAAATCCGTCTATATTGGTGCTTGATGAACCGACCAGCTCTCTTGATCCGGACGGTACCGCGGAACTGTATCGGATTGTGGGCGGCTTGAACCGGAATCACAATATTACTGTTGTGGTTATCGATCATGACCTTCATGCCGTGTTGCCGTACGCAAATCGCATGGCTCTCATGGTGGACGGCTCTATCGCTTGTGACGATGATGTACCTACTACGCTTCGTTACATGTACGAGCATAATATTCACGTTGATGCATTGCCGTCCGTGTTTACAACCTATATGGAACTGGAACAGGCGGGCTTTCACAGTGATGAACCTTGGCTCAGCATCGAATCCGCCATTAAGGGCCTGCATCAGTTGGAAATGGCGCATGCCATTCAGGTTGAGGTTCATGGTGAAAGTGCCGTTGATGAAATCGTAAACGGAAAGGACGGTGGCACGCATGCTTAA
- a CDS encoding energy-coupling factor ABC transporter ATP-binding protein yields MLKIENVSFGYVPTVDIFRNVSFTIDGGEYIAIGGRNGCGKTTITRLLVGLESPTSGHMYYNGTDITAMPASKRGQFIGYVFQQPDRQMFRPTVATEVAFGPESLGRGKDEVNRIVEDVLVKTGISHLKDAYPPTLRRGEKQRVAIASALAMQSKILILDEPTSGQDGKETKELLKLLRQLNNEGITILLITHDMEIMAGECSRALIMGHQTLAFDGTPQDLFMKSTDELLDLGLTKPPSVELSLAVPKLGYCKSMDELKSKLVAQLSGK; encoded by the coding sequence ATGCTTAAGATTGAAAATGTAAGTTTCGGCTATGTGCCGACCGTAGATATTTTCCGAAATGTATCTTTCACGATCGACGGCGGCGAATATATCGCCATCGGCGGTCGCAACGGTTGCGGTAAGACGACGATTACGCGTCTTTTAGTGGGCCTTGAAAGTCCTACGAGCGGCCATATGTATTATAACGGCACGGATATTACCGCGATGCCCGCATCAAAGCGCGGGCAGTTCATCGGTTACGTGTTTCAACAGCCGGATCGCCAGATGTTCAGACCGACCGTTGCTACGGAGGTTGCCTTCGGACCGGAATCGCTCGGACGCGGTAAGGACGAAGTCAATCGCATCGTTGAGGATGTGCTCGTCAAAACGGGAATTTCTCACTTGAAGGATGCTTATCCTCCGACATTGCGACGCGGTGAAAAGCAACGCGTTGCCATTGCATCGGCACTTGCAATGCAATCTAAAATCCTCATCCTTGACGAACCGACCAGCGGGCAGGACGGCAAGGAAACGAAGGAATTACTGAAGTTGTTGCGTCAACTGAACAATGAAGGCATCACGATCTTACTTATCACACACGATATGGAAATCATGGCCGGTGAATGCAGTCGTGCCCTTATCATGGGACATCAGACTCTCGCCTTTGACGGTACGCCGCAGGATTTATTTATGAAATCCACCGACGAATTACTTGACTTGGGACTTACGAAGCCGCCAAGTGTGGAACTTTCACTGGCGGTACCGAAATTAGGCTATTGCAAGTCCATGGATGAATTGAAATCGAAATTAGTGGCTCAGTTGAGCGGAAAATAG